The Rhizobium sp. WSM4643 genome contains the following window.
GCTTCGACGAGACGCGCTAAGGCCTCTTCGATCTGGTTCGTATTCGGATATTTCTCGACGACGATGCGGAAGCGCGAGATCGCGGCGAGATATTCCTTCCGCTCCATGTAGTAGCGGCCGATCTGCATTTCCTTGCCGGCGAGCTGGTCGCGCGCGAAGCGGATCTTGGCCTGTGCGTCGTCGACATATTCGGAGTTCGGATAATTGTCGATGACGGCCTGCATCGCCTCGATCGTCTTGGCCGAGGCGCGCTGGTCCTGCGTCACGTCGACGATCTGCTTGGAATAGGTGAGACCGATAAGATACTGCACATAGGCAGCATCCTGGGACTTCGGATATTGCGACATGTAGCGATTGCCGGAAGCAAGCGCATCGTCCAAACGTCCCTGGCGATATTTGACGAAGGTGCTCATCACAAGCGCCTTGCGCGCCCATTCGGAGAACGGGTTTTCGCGGTCGATCGCGTCGAACTTGCGCGCCGCTTCCGCCATGTTGCCGGCCTTCATATTGGCAAGACCCTGGGTGTAGAGCACGTCAGGCGGATCGGTTTCGAGGCCGAGCTTGGTGATGTCGATATCGGGATCCGACTGGCAACCGGAGATCGAGGCGCCTGCGCTGAGCACCAGAAGCGATGCGAACAAAGCGCGCGCTGTCTTCATCATACCTTCAGATCCTGCATAACCCATTCGAAAGAACCCCACTGCTGCCGCTCTCTCCACGGCAGCCACGCCTCGCTGGCGTTTCTAGCCACAAATGTGCATCAAGAGCAACGCAATGATAAGGCATTAACGCATTTTTGTGGCAGCGGCCGAAGAATGACCGCCTTTTCAACTTCTTCCCGACCTGTGGCAGCCAAGCATCGGTTATCGCCGCAGACGCGGTCGGACATAAAAAAACCGCCTCCGGGAAAGAGGCGGCCTGGTCTTGAGAATATGCTGGAGGTCATGCCGACCAGGGAGCGAATTCCGAAGCGCTGACTGCGATCAGCTCGCGGGCAGCGACACGCTGGCGCGGCGTCGACGTCTCTACGACCTCATAGGCGGAGGGATCGGCGAGCAGCGCCTTCAGCGCATTGGCATTCATCTTGTGACCACCGCGATACGAGCGGTAGCAGCCGATGAACTGGGCACCGGCAAGCGACAGATCGCCGACGGCATCGAGCGTCTTATGGCGGACGAATTCGTCCTTGGCGTAACGCAGCCCTTCGACGTTGATGACGGTGTTGTCGTCCGAGATGACGACGGAATTTTCGAGTGAGGAGCCGAGCGCGTGGCCCGACGCCCAGAGGCGTTCGACATCGCGCATGAAGCCGAAGGTGCGGGCGCGGGAAAGTTCCGTCTTGAAGACGGCGGCTGTCATGTCGCCGGCCCACTTCTGCCGGCCGATCAGCGGGCAGTCGAAATCGATCTCGACTTCGAAGCGCGTACCATCATAGGGACGGAATTCACTCCAGGAGCCGCCATGCTCGATTCGCACCGGCTTGGTGATACGGATATAACGGCGCTTGACGCCAAGCGAGACGAGACCGACCTGCTCGATCGCCTCGACGAAGGGCAGCGAGCTGCCATCCATGATCGGCATTTCGGAGCCCGGCACCTCGATCACCACATTGTCGAGGCCGAGCGCATAGACGGCGGCCATGACATGCTCGATCGTCGCGACCGAATGGGCGGGTGAGAAGCCGAGCACGGTGCAGAGGTCGGTATTGCCGACCTGCGAGGAAACAGCCTTGAGTTCGGTAATGTCGCCATTGTCATGCAGGCGCTGGAAAACGACGCCGGTGTCCGATTCCGCCGGGTTCAGAGTGATCGAGACTTCAGCGCCCGAATGCACTCCGATGCCCGAAAGCGTCACGGGACGCGATACTGTCGTTTGAAAACCCAGCAAGCCAATTGCCATAAATTCTGCCTTTATTCTTCCGCACCGGCGGTATGTCCGATCGGCGCGTCATCGTTTATTCTGCAGCCGGAGCCTGTTGAAAGGTCTCATGGGGCAGTTTCGTTGCACCATACTTACGTGCGCTTATTCCAATCCAAATCACTGTTTCTTTCGCTTTGTTACGAAGTCACGCAATTGAAATCGTTTGCGAATCACCGGCAGAAAAATAGCAATGCCCGGGACCTTGATCCCGGGCATAAACGGTGCCGATCACGGCCTCAGTTCGACTGGCGACGCAGGAATGCCGGGATTTCCAGCTGGTCGTCTTCCTGCATCATCCGGGCCTGCGGAACCGCGCGGCCCTGGTCGTCGAGGTTGCCGCGACGCGGTGCGTAGAGGCTTGCCTCAGGCGACAGCGGACGGCGCTGCTGCGAAGCGGCGGGCGGCGCGGCGGTCATATCGGCGGCAACGGCGTCGTCGTCGCGGCGGCCAAGCGAATTGGTGATTCGCTTGAGCAGGCCCATCGGACCGCGCTCCTCCGCCGCATGCGCGGAGGCCGGCTGGGTGCGGTGGTCGAGTTCGGCCTGGACGACCGGCGGGAAATCCTCGACCTTCGGCATGCGCATCGGTTCGGGCGCCTGGCGGATGATCGGCTCCTGCCGAACCGGCTGCTGCTGGACCGGCTGGCTTATCACCGGCTGGCTCATGACGGGCGCCGGAGCCTGCTGCTGCACCGGTGCCGGACGCATTGCCGGAGCTTCCGGTGCCGGCGCAAAGATCTTGCTCTGCGGACGGAAGGTCTCCTGCTGTGCCGCCGGCTGCTGCAGCGGTGCGGCAGCACGCGGGGCCGGAATTTCGAGCTCGCGTTCCATCTCGGCTTCGCGGATGGTCTGCGCGATCGGATCCATGGCCTTCGGTGCCTGCATCACGGGGGCAGGCTGAACTGCGGCCGCTGCCGGAGCAACAGCCGCGGAGGGACGGATAGCGGGCCTTGCTGCCGGTTGGAGGTTCCGCTCGGCGGCTTCGTTCATCGCCCGGTCGATGCCGGTTGCGACGACCGAGACGCGGATGATGCCTTCGAGCGATTCGTCGAAGGTGGCGCCGAGGATGATGTTGGCGTCAGGATCGACTTCCTCGCGGATGCGGGTCGCGGCTTCGTCAACTTCGAAGAGGGTGAGGTCGCGACCACCGGTAATGGAGATCAGCAGGCCCTGGGCGCCCTTCATCGAGGTTTCGTCGAGCAGCGGGTTGGCGATCGCAGCCTCTGCGGCCTGCAGCGCGCGGCCGGAGCCGGAAGCTTCGCCGGTGCCCATCATCGCGCGGCCCATCTCGCGCATCACCGAGCGGACGTCGGCGAAGTCGAGGTTGATGAGACCTTCCTTGACCATCAGGTCGGTGATGCAGGCAACACCCGAATAGAGAACCTGGTCAGCCATGGCGAAGGCATCGGCGAAGGTCGTCTTGTCGTTGGCAATGCGGAAGAGGTTCTGGTTCGGAATGACGATCAGCGTATCGACAGACTTCTGCAGTTCCTGGATGCCCATCTCGGCCAGGCGCATGCGCCGCCCGCCTTCGAAATGGAACGGCTTGGTGACGACGCCGACCGTCAGGATGCCCTTGTTGCGGGCGGCCTGGGCGACAACGGGAGCAGCACCCGTGCCGGTGCCGCCGCCCATGCCGGCGGTGACGAAGCACATATGCGTGCCGTTCAGGTGATCGACGATTTCGTCGATGCACTCCTCGGCAGCCGCGCGGCCGACTTCCGGCTGCGAGCCGGCACCGAGGCCTTCGGTAACGTTGACGCCGAGCTGGATGATGCGCTCGGCCTTCGTCATCGTCAGCGCCTGCGCATCCGTGTTGGCGACGACGAAGTCGACGCCCTGGAGGCCTGCGGTGATCATGTTGTTGACGGCATTGCCGCCACCGCCGCCAACGCCGAACACGGTGATGCGCGGCTTCAGCTCTGTGATGTCAGGCTTTTGCAGCTTGATGGTCATGGTACCTGTTCCTTCTCTCTCTGGCCGCATCGCCACGCCGGCCAATTACGCAATTTCAGAAACTTTCCTTCAGCCACTGGCCCATGCGGGCTATGCGGCTGTTATTTCCCCCAAGCGACATGAGCAGACCGCTCTGTGACGCATGTGTCTCCATGTCCGCGACCTGCGGATAGATCATCAGGCCGACGGCCGTCGAAAAAGCCGGCCCCTTGGCCGCCGTCGGCAGGCCCGAAACGCCCATCGGACGACCAATGCGGACGTTGCGGGCAAGGATGCGCCGCGCCACGTCGGCAAGGCCGGTCAGCTGGCTCGCCCCGCCGGTCAGCACGACGCGCTTGCCGACGATCGGGCTGAAGCCTGAGCGCTGGATACGGTCGCGGATCAGTTCCATCGTCTCCTCGATTCGGGCCGACACGATGCGCGAAACCAAGGCTCGCGGCACCTGTGACGGCTGGTCGCGATCATCCTCGCCGATCGGCGGGATCGAGATCAGCTCGCGCTCGTCGGAGGAATTCGAAAGGGCCGAGGCATGCACGACCTTCAGGCGCTCCGCATCCTCGATGCGGGTCGAAAGGCCGCGCGCCAGGTCGGTGGTGACGTGATGGCCGCCGAGGCCGACAGCATCCGTATGAACGAGTTTGCCTTCGGCAAAGACCGAGATCGTCGTCGTGCCGCCGCCCATGTCGATCGCTGCACAGCCGAGCTCGACCTCGTCGTCGACGAGAGCCGCAAGACCCGATGCATAGGGCGTCGCAACGATGCCCTCGACCGACAGATGCGCGCGGTTGACGCTAAGCTCGAGGTTCTTCAGCGCCGAGCGCTCCGCCGTCACGACATGCATGTCGACGCCGAGCGCATCGCCGTACATCGCCAGCGGATCGCGGATGCCGCGCTCGCCGTCGAGCGAGAAGCCGGTCGCCAGCGAATGCAGCACCGAACGGTCCTGGCGCAGCGACTGCTGGCAAGCGGCCGACAGCACCTTCTTCAGATCGTTGAGCTCGACTTCCTGGCCGCCGAGATCGATCGTCGCCGTGTAGATGTCGCTGCCGAGGCGGCCAGCCGTCAGGTTGACGATCAGGCTTTCGACGGTCAGCCCCGCCATGCGCTCCGCCGCGTCGACCGCAAGGCGAATGACGCCTTCCAGCGCGTCGAGATCGGCGATGACGCCGGTCTTGATGCCACGGGAGCGCTGATGGCCGATGCCGATGATCTCGATATTGTGCGTGCGGCCCGGCAGGATCTGGCTTTCCTCGCGCGGCGTCAGCCGGCCGATCATGCAGACGACCTTGGTCGAACCGATGTCGAGCACCGAAACGACATGCGACCGCTTCGACGAAAGCGGCTTCAGGCGCGGCAATCCGAAATGGGATGAACCGAACAAGCTCATATATTCTGCCCCGCCTTCTTCAATTCTTTCGTACGCTCCGTCACTGCCGTCTGCCTGCGGATCGCCGCCTCGGGCGTCAGCTGGATCGCGGTTCTGTCGGCCAGCCTGAGATCGACTGCGGCAATGTCCCGCTCCAGGAGCTGATGCTCCTTGTCGAATTTCGAAAGCGTCGCCAGTGCCTGGTCGATACCGTCTTCCGGCAGCTTGACGACGACGCCGTTGTCCATGTGCAGGTCCCAGCGACGGCCCGATATCCAGACATAGGCCTTCACGCGGGCCTTCACGTCGGGCCACTTCGAGAAGGCTACGTCGAGCGAAGCCGCCGCCGTTTCGGCATCGCGGCCGACGACGAGCGGCAGCGCCGAAAACTTGTTGTCGCGCAGCGGCGCAATGACGCTGCCGTTCTTCTCGATCAGGGAAAGCTCCTGCCCGTGCTGCCAAATCGCATAGGCCTGGCGCTCCTTGAGCTTCACCTCGATCGTCTTCGGATAAATCTTGCGGACCTCGACATTTTCGACCCAGGGAAGATGGGCGATCTTCCTGCGGGCGGCATCGACGTCGAGGGCGACCAGCGAGGTCGTGCCGTCAAGGCCGATCAGCTGCAGGATCTCGATTTCGGAGGTCTCCGAATTGCCGGAGACTTTGACATCCTCGATGGCAAAACCCGCGGCCGTCGTCGTCGCCTGCGCGACGGCTTCCGTGTGACCGCCGAGCGACATGCCGTAAAGCCCCGTCGCAGCCAGAAAAGCGAGCGCCGAGACCGTGCCCGTATGAACAGGAATGTAGATGCGGCCGCTGCAGAGGCTGATCAGGAAGCGCGTGACCCGGCGCAATGGTCGCGGCAGCACGAACCGCTCTTCGGCTTCCATGATCGGAAGCACGGCATGATGGCTGGGGCGCCCTATCCTCTTGACCGTCAACGCAAACAAGACGCGTCCTCCACCATCCACCGGAGAAACTGACCAAAGGAATAGCCGGCATGACCGGCCATTTCGGGCACGAGCGAGGTTGGAGTCATCCCTGGCTGGGTATTGACCTCCAGCCAGATGATTTCGCCGTCTTCGGAGAAACGATCGTCGTAACGAAAGTCGGACCGACTGACGCCGCGACAACCGATTGCCTGATGCGCCCTTAGGGACAATGTTTGTATTTTTTGGTAAATATTCGGTGAAATTTTCGCGGGGATGACGTGTTTTGAACCGCCCGCCGCATACTTGGAGTCGTAATCATAAAAATTGTGTCCCTGCGGCACCACTTCCGTGACACCGAGCGCAGCTTCACCCATGACGCCGCAGGTGAGTTCGCGACCGTAAACATAGCGCTCGACGATCACTTCCTCGCCGTAACGCCACTCGGGCGAACTGACGATCTGCGGCGGATGCGCCTGATCTTCGGTGACGATGACGACGCCGAAGCTCGACCCCTCGCGGAGGGGCTTCACCACATAGGGCGGCTTCATCGGATGCGTCGAGGGAAAGGCGAAACGGTTGACCACCTGCGATTCGGCGACCGGAATGCCGGCGGCGCCGGCAACGAGCTTCGCCTTGTCCTTGTCCATCGCCAGCGCTGAGGCAAGCACGCCCGAATGCGTATAGGGGATTTCGAGATATTCGAGGATGCCCTGAATGGTGCCGTCTTCGCCGAACGGGCCGTGGAGCGCATTGAAGACGACATCGGGCTTCAGCGCGGCGAGTTTTTCGGAAACGTCGCGCGCCACATCGATGCGCGTCACGTCGAAACCCTCCGCTTCAAGAGCTTCTGCGCAAGCCTTTCCCGAGGAAAGGCTGACAGGCCTTTCCGAGGAAAATCCGCCCATCAGGACAGCGACATGCTTGCGACTCATCAACACCCCCAAAAATAACTTCCATTTTCGAAATCGACGCTTGTGCGAAGCTGTCTGCGCCGTTTCAGGCCTTTGTCCGACCTGAGTGCATTAGAGCATCATTATGGTTAATGAAGTGTTTACTTTCGTTAACTTCACCTTGCGGCGCCCTTGATTTTTAACCTTCTCTTCTTCAGGACTGTTAGATCGAAGACGCCGCCGATCGGCGAAAACAGAAAAACCCACACAGAAAAACTGTGCGGGTTCAATGAGATTGATCGGTATCTTGCAGTCAGTCGGCGTCGTCGAGGAATTTCCACACCAGCCC
Protein-coding sequences here:
- a CDS encoding D-alanine--D-alanine ligase, whose product is MSRKHVAVLMGGFSSERPVSLSSGKACAEALEAEGFDVTRIDVARDVSEKLAALKPDVVFNALHGPFGEDGTIQGILEYLEIPYTHSGVLASALAMDKDKAKLVAGAAGIPVAESQVVNRFAFPSTHPMKPPYVVKPLREGSSFGVVIVTEDQAHPPQIVSSPEWRYGEEVIVERYVYGRELTCGVMGEAALGVTEVVPQGHNFYDYDSKYAAGGSKHVIPAKISPNIYQKIQTLSLRAHQAIGCRGVSRSDFRYDDRFSEDGEIIWLEVNTQPGMTPTSLVPEMAGHAGYSFGQFLRWMVEDASCLR
- the ftsZ gene encoding cell division protein FtsZ, translated to MTIKLQKPDITELKPRITVFGVGGGGGNAVNNMITAGLQGVDFVVANTDAQALTMTKAERIIQLGVNVTEGLGAGSQPEVGRAAAEECIDEIVDHLNGTHMCFVTAGMGGGTGTGAAPVVAQAARNKGILTVGVVTKPFHFEGGRRMRLAEMGIQELQKSVDTLIVIPNQNLFRIANDKTTFADAFAMADQVLYSGVACITDLMVKEGLINLDFADVRSVMREMGRAMMGTGEASGSGRALQAAEAAIANPLLDETSMKGAQGLLISITGGRDLTLFEVDEAATRIREEVDPDANIILGATFDESLEGIIRVSVVATGIDRAMNEAAERNLQPAARPAIRPSAAVAPAAAAVQPAPVMQAPKAMDPIAQTIREAEMERELEIPAPRAAAPLQQPAAQQETFRPQSKIFAPAPEAPAMRPAPVQQQAPAPVMSQPVISQPVQQQPVRQEPIIRQAPEPMRMPKVEDFPPVVQAELDHRTQPASAHAAEERGPMGLLKRITNSLGRRDDDAVAADMTAAPPAASQQRRPLSPEASLYAPRRGNLDDQGRAVPQARMMQEDDQLEIPAFLRRQSN
- a CDS encoding outer membrane protein assembly factor BamD, which encodes MGYAGSEGMMKTARALFASLLVLSAGASISGCQSDPDIDITKLGLETDPPDVLYTQGLANMKAGNMAEAARKFDAIDRENPFSEWARKALVMSTFVKYRQGRLDDALASGNRYMSQYPKSQDAAYVQYLIGLTYSKQIVDVTQDQRASAKTIEAMQAVIDNYPNSEYVDDAQAKIRFARDQLAGKEMQIGRYYMERKEYLAAISRFRIVVEKYPNTNQIEEALARLVEAYYAMGIVDEAQTAAAVLGHNYPDSQWYADSYKLLQSGGAEPRENKGSWIAAAGKKLLLGS
- a CDS encoding cell division protein FtsQ/DivIB translates to MFALTVKRIGRPSHHAVLPIMEAEERFVLPRPLRRVTRFLISLCSGRIYIPVHTGTVSALAFLAATGLYGMSLGGHTEAVAQATTTAAGFAIEDVKVSGNSETSEIEILQLIGLDGTTSLVALDVDAARRKIAHLPWVENVEVRKIYPKTIEVKLKERQAYAIWQHGQELSLIEKNGSVIAPLRDNKFSALPLVVGRDAETAAASLDVAFSKWPDVKARVKAYVWISGRRWDLHMDNGVVVKLPEDGIDQALATLSKFDKEHQLLERDIAAVDLRLADRTAIQLTPEAAIRRQTAVTERTKELKKAGQNI
- the lpxC gene encoding UDP-3-O-acyl-N-acetylglucosamine deacetylase produces the protein MAIGLLGFQTTVSRPVTLSGIGVHSGAEVSITLNPAESDTGVVFQRLHDNGDITELKAVSSQVGNTDLCTVLGFSPAHSVATIEHVMAAVYALGLDNVVIEVPGSEMPIMDGSSLPFVEAIEQVGLVSLGVKRRYIRITKPVRIEHGGSWSEFRPYDGTRFEVEIDFDCPLIGRQKWAGDMTAAVFKTELSRARTFGFMRDVERLWASGHALGSSLENSVVISDDNTVINVEGLRYAKDEFVRHKTLDAVGDLSLAGAQFIGCYRSYRGGHKMNANALKALLADPSAYEVVETSTPRQRVAARELIAVSASEFAPWSA
- the ftsA gene encoding cell division protein FtsA, yielding MSLFGSSHFGLPRLKPLSSKRSHVVSVLDIGSTKVVCMIGRLTPREESQILPGRTHNIEIIGIGHQRSRGIKTGVIADLDALEGVIRLAVDAAERMAGLTVESLIVNLTAGRLGSDIYTATIDLGGQEVELNDLKKVLSAACQQSLRQDRSVLHSLATGFSLDGERGIRDPLAMYGDALGVDMHVVTAERSALKNLELSVNRAHLSVEGIVATPYASGLAALVDDEVELGCAAIDMGGGTTTISVFAEGKLVHTDAVGLGGHHVTTDLARGLSTRIEDAERLKVVHASALSNSSDERELISIPPIGEDDRDQPSQVPRALVSRIVSARIEETMELIRDRIQRSGFSPIVGKRVVLTGGASQLTGLADVARRILARNVRIGRPMGVSGLPTAAKGPAFSTAVGLMIYPQVADMETHASQSGLLMSLGGNNSRIARMGQWLKESF